From Cyanobium sp. ATX 6F1, a single genomic window includes:
- a CDS encoding lysozyme inhibitor LprI family protein, with protein sequence MTPLRPPARTPLQQAFWSMGRWPLPVLPLLLAGVFSTLGAQAIPPPPESFDGETIRCQRAGSAATVLICRDAELTAIDAQLRQAFRHLRDDASLKQPEREALMEDQRRWVETMDQCWRAQENMRSCVKASQQQRLRQLESLAMQRRLMPGTNDGGKGCHG encoded by the coding sequence ATGACCCCGTTACGCCCACCGGCACGGACGCCGCTGCAACAAGCCTTCTGGTCCATGGGCAGGTGGCCGCTGCCAGTTCTGCCGCTGCTTTTGGCAGGGGTCTTCAGCACTCTCGGCGCCCAGGCGATACCTCCGCCACCGGAGTCCTTCGATGGGGAGACGATCCGCTGTCAGCGCGCGGGCAGCGCCGCCACGGTGCTGATCTGTCGGGATGCCGAACTGACGGCCATCGACGCGCAGCTGCGCCAGGCCTTTCGCCACCTGCGGGACGATGCTTCCCTCAAGCAGCCAGAGCGCGAGGCCCTGATGGAGGATCAGCGCCGCTGGGTGGAAACCATGGACCAATGCTGGAGGGCTCAGGAGAACATGCGGTCCTGTGTGAAGGCCAGCCAGCAGCAACGGTTGCGTCAGTTGGAGTCGTTGGCGATGCAACGGCGGTTGATGCCAGGAACCAATGATGGAGGCAAGGGGTGTCATGGGTGA
- a CDS encoding glycosyltransferase codes for MDPSTKPLISVVIGSRNEGSQLQSTLEQLMALTPPTGGLECSLLDDGSNDSSSAFLDAGPWLELRQQGIIRLRRLNHSLGVSRGRRFASVGCRGEVLVFIDAHLDFPQSDLWIQMERHFTDPGCHLLSIDCYDSRNGNTTAGSVYTSRRLCHQQPAWMPIQSDPLVNWVVPFVNGGFFAIRRSVYEQLGGFPDFLQGWGHEDRFLSMLAGLAGFECRLDQSLQVGHRYKDVFEDPGNGDPPTSCSDPLPADGLVLNAAPFVPAADGDPPPPMLMNSLRCSYLLYDGERFQQSLEQLSFDYGAELGTRALALLQQEQPQLDALLAQAGLNPSQRDQRLEAFCQKFRPMLPMLDEALLHASTAMGDSQQALEVIQQLPREIASLHQPDADHYRTARLYREASRHYELGHFPSVAALLLELLSIEPNHLPSICMLAIGLRRLNRPEGARHWLTHGVNLVDQHRATTGPGPLGAWHPACQQPYLRHLYWPGADRFCWQGLAELSEEAGQWAEAVRWLSRVLEQTPDDEEIHGRLQRCLLSRPKKT; via the coding sequence ATGGATCCCTCCACCAAGCCGCTCATCAGTGTGGTGATCGGCAGTCGTAACGAGGGATCCCAGCTTCAGAGCACCCTCGAACAATTGATGGCGCTCACACCACCAACGGGTGGTCTGGAGTGCTCCTTGCTGGATGACGGATCCAACGACTCCAGCAGTGCCTTTCTCGATGCCGGGCCCTGGCTAGAGCTGCGGCAGCAGGGAATCATCCGCCTGAGGCGACTCAACCATAGTTTGGGGGTGTCGAGGGGGCGAAGGTTCGCCTCCGTGGGTTGCCGCGGCGAGGTGCTGGTCTTCATCGATGCGCATCTGGACTTTCCCCAGAGCGATCTCTGGATCCAGATGGAGCGCCATTTCACGGACCCCGGTTGCCATCTGCTCAGCATCGATTGCTATGACAGCCGTAACGGCAACACCACCGCCGGTTCCGTCTACACCAGTCGTCGACTCTGTCATCAGCAACCGGCCTGGATGCCGATTCAGAGCGACCCCCTGGTGAACTGGGTTGTGCCCTTCGTCAACGGCGGATTCTTTGCGATTCGCCGCAGCGTGTATGAGCAGTTGGGCGGGTTCCCGGATTTTCTGCAGGGCTGGGGGCATGAAGATCGCTTCCTGTCGATGCTGGCGGGTCTGGCAGGTTTCGAATGCCGGCTGGATCAGAGCCTTCAGGTGGGGCATCGCTACAAGGACGTCTTCGAAGATCCAGGCAACGGCGACCCTCCCACCAGTTGCTCCGACCCCCTGCCCGCCGATGGTCTGGTGTTGAACGCTGCCCCCTTTGTGCCCGCGGCGGATGGTGACCCGCCGCCACCCATGCTGATGAACAGCCTGCGCTGCAGTTACCTTCTCTACGATGGGGAGCGGTTCCAGCAGAGCCTCGAACAACTCAGCTTTGACTATGGGGCGGAGTTGGGCACACGAGCGTTGGCCTTGCTCCAACAGGAGCAGCCACAACTTGATGCGCTGCTCGCCCAAGCGGGATTGAATCCATCCCAGAGAGATCAGCGTCTCGAAGCGTTCTGTCAGAAGTTTCGGCCGATGTTGCCGATGCTTGATGAGGCTCTCCTCCACGCCAGCACGGCAATGGGAGATTCGCAGCAGGCGCTGGAGGTGATCCAACAGTTACCGCGGGAGATCGCGTCCCTTCACCAGCCTGACGCCGATCATTACCGAACGGCGCGGCTGTATCGGGAGGCAAGTCGGCACTACGAGCTCGGCCATTTCCCCAGCGTGGCGGCCCTTCTGTTGGAATTGCTCTCCATCGAACCGAACCACCTGCCTTCGATCTGCATGCTGGCCATCGGTCTGCGCAGGCTGAACAGGCCCGAGGGGGCCCGGCACTGGCTCACCCATGGAGTCAACCTGGTGGACCAGCACCGCGCGACCACGGGGCCGGGTCCGCTGGGAGCCTGGCATCCTGCCTGCCAGCAGCCCTATCTCCGGCACCTTTACTGGCCCGGGGCCGACAGGTTTTGTTGGCAGGGGCTGGCAGAACTGTCTGAAGAAGCCGGACAGTGGGCTGAGGCCGTGCGCTGGCTGAGCCGGGTGCTGGAGCAGACGCCCGACGATGAGGAGATCCATGGGAGGCTCCAGCGCTGCCTTCTGAGCCGCCCCAAAAAAACCTAA